Proteins encoded in a region of the Sugiyamaella lignohabitans strain CBS 10342 chromosome B, complete sequence genome:
- the ARP3 gene encoding actin-related protein 3 (Essential component of the Arp2/3 complex; Arp2/3 is a highly conserved actin nucleation center required for the motility and integrity of actin patches; involved in endocytosis and membrane growth and polarity; GO_component: GO:0005885 - Arp2/3 protein complex [Evidence IEA]; GO_component: GO:0005885 - Arp2/3 protein complex [Evidence IDA] [PMID 10377407]; GO_component: GO:0030479 - actin cortical patch [Evidence IEA]; GO_component: GO:0005737 - cytoplasm [Evidence IEA]; GO_component: GO:0005856 - cytoskeleton [Evidence IEA,IEA]; GO_component: GO:0005886 - plasma membrane [Evidence IDA] [PMID 16622836]; GO_function: GO:0005524 - ATP binding [Evidence IEA,IEA]; GO_function: GO:0005524 - ATP binding [Evidence IDA,IMP] [PMID 15657399]; GO_function: GO:0003779 - actin binding [Evidence IEA]; GO_function: GO:0000166 - nucleotide binding [Evidence IEA]; GO_process: GO:0034314 - Arp2/3 complex-mediated actin nucleation [Evidence IEA]; GO_process: GO:0034314 - Arp2/3 complex-mediated actin nucleation [Evidence IMP] [PMID 16862144]; GO_process: GO:0007015 - actin filament organization [Evidence IMP] [PMID 10377407]; GO_process: GO:0000001 - mitochondrion inheritance [Evidence TAS] [PMID 11248049]; GO_process: GO:0030833 - regulation of actin filament polymerization [Evidence IEA]): MERFWENSIFKYLRCEPEDHRFLLTEPPLNPPENRENTAEIMFETFNCAGLYIAVQAVLALAASWTSGKVKEQSLTGTVIDSGDGVTHVIPVAEGYVIGSAIKNIPIAGRDITYFIQSILRDRNEPDTSLKTAETIKENLCYVCPNIVNEFKRYDKEPNDRFKEFIVNQGLGRSVKVDVGYEQFLAPEIFFNPEIASSDYLTPLPTVVDSVVQSSPIDVRKGLYKNIVLSGGSTMFKDFGRRLQRDIKSLVDTRIKRSEVRSGGAKSSGLEVQVISHKRQRNAVWYGGSLLAQTAEFKNYCYTKRDYDEYGPGIVRQFSLFNVAN, encoded by the coding sequence ATGGAGAGGTTCTGGGAGAACTCGATTTTCAAGTATTTGCGATGTGAGCCCGAGGACCATAGATTCTTGCTCACCGAGCCGCCATTGAATCCTCCAGAGAATAGAGAAAACACCGCCGAGATCATGTTTGAAACATTCAATTGTGCTGGTTTATATATTGCAGTTCAGGCAGTTTTGGCTCTAGCAGCTTCGTGGACTTCTGGTAAGGTCAAGGAACAATCTTTGACTGGTACTGTCATTGATAGTGGTGACGGTGTTACTCATGTTATTCCCGTAGCAGAGGGTTATGTTATCGGTTCAGCTATTAAGAATATCCCCATTGCAGGTAGAGATATTACTTACTTTATTCAGAGTATCCTGCGTGACCGAAACGAGCCAGACACAAGCTTAAAGACGGCAGAGACTATTAAAGAGAACCTCTGTTACGTATGCCCCAACATTGTCAATGAGTTCAAGCGATACGATAAGGAACCTAATGATAGGTTTAAGGAGTTTATTGTGAACCAAGGTTTGGGAAGATCGGTTAAAGTCGATGTTGGTTATGAACAATTTTTGGCCCCAGAGATCTTTTTTAACCCGGAGATTGCTTCTTCCGACTACCTGACTCCTTTACCTACTGTGGTAGACTCAGTTGTCCAATCGTCTCCTATTGACGTTCGTAAAGGCCTTTACAAGAACATTGTCCTGTCTGGTGGTTCTACCATGTTTAAGGATTTTGGCCGTCGTTTACAGCGTGACATCAAATCACTTGTCGACACGCGAATCAAGAGATCCGAAGTCAGAAGTGGTGGCGCCAAGTCATCGGGACTTGAAGTGCAAGTTATTTCGCACAAACGTCAAAGAAATGCTGTTTGGTATGGCGGAAGTTTGCTTGCCCAAACTGCTGAGTTCAAGAACTACTGTTATACGAAGCGTGACTACGATGAGTACGGACCTGGAATTGTACGCCAGTTCTCACTCTTCAACGTTGCTAACTAA
- the IMG2 gene encoding mitochondrial 54S ribosomal protein IMG2 (Mitochondrial ribosomal protein of the large subunit; conserved in metazoa, with similarity to human mitochondrial ribosomal protein MRPL49; GO_component: GO:0005622 - intracellular [Evidence IEA]; GO_component: GO:0005762 - mitochondrial large ribosomal subunit [Evidence IPI] [PMID 12392552]; GO_component: GO:0005739 - mitochondrion [Evidence IEA,IEA]; GO_component: GO:0005739 - mitochondrion [Evidence IDA] [PMID 16823961]; GO_component: GO:0030529 - ribonucleoprotein complex [Evidence IEA]; GO_component: GO:0005840 - ribosome [Evidence IEA,IEA]; GO_function: GO:0003735 - structural constituent of ribosome [Evidence IEA]; GO_function: GO:0003735 - structural constituent of ribosome [Evidence IPI] [PMID 12392552]; GO_process: GO:0032543 - mitochondrial translation [Evidence IC] [PMID 12392552]; GO_process: GO:0006412 - translation [Evidence IEA]), with translation MFSPRVLRLLGQSQKCRHHSTGTLRAMTHIQKSSQLPHVEPGKPFEVSKVIGDSMFPSLDKVSASDLVLKKLSNDQGKAWYTITRTRSGLLPVYSDIKADGSVKTVIRRIEGDVSQLRNDIKLALGISKHDIYIKDTSKQIVIRGDYVSHVKQILQKAEF, from the coding sequence ATGTTCAGCCCACGGGTATTAAGACTGCTGGGTCAGTCACAGAAATGCCGACACCACTCTACAGGCACGCTTCGTGCTATGACACATATTCAAAAATCATCACAACTGCCACATGTTGAGCCAGGAAAACCATTCGAGGTTAGCAAGGTCATTGGAGATAGCATGTTCCCTAGCTTAGACAAGGTTTCTGCATCGGACTTAGTATTGAAGAAGCTAAGTAACGACCAAGGTAAAGCATGGTACACTATTACTCGCACCAGATCTGGTCTTCTTCCAGTGTATAGCGATATCAAGGCGGACGGATCGGTTAAGACAGTGATTCGCAGAATTGAAGGAGATGTCTCTCAACTACGGAACGACATCAAATTAGCATTGGGAATTTCCAAACATGATATCTACATTAAAGATACATCGAAACAAATTGTTATCAGAGGAGACTATGTGTCGCATGTAAAACAGATTCTCCAAAAGGCAGAATTTTAA
- the DPL1 gene encoding sphinganine-1-phosphate aldolase DPL1 (Dihydrosphingosine phosphate lyase; regulates intracellular levels of sphingolipid long-chain base phosphates (LCBPs), degrades phosphorylated long chain bases, prefers C16 dihydrosphingosine-l-phosphate as a substrate; GO_component: GO:0032541 - cortical endoplasmic reticulum [Evidence IDA] [PMID 18487605]; GO_component: GO:0005783 - endoplasmic reticulum [Evidence IDA] [PMID 14562095]; GO_component: GO:0097038 - perinuclear endoplasmic reticulum [Evidence IDA] [PMID 18487605]; GO_function: GO:0016831 - carboxy-lyase activity [Evidence IEA]; GO_function: GO:0003824 - catalytic activity [Evidence IEA]; GO_function: GO:0016829 - lyase activity [Evidence IEA]; GO_function: GO:0030170 - pyridoxal phosphate binding [Evidence IEA]; GO_function: GO:0008117 - sphinganine-1-phosphate aldolase activity [Evidence IEA]; GO_function: GO:0008117 - sphinganine-1-phosphate aldolase activity [Evidence IDA] [PMID 9334171]; GO_process: GO:0019722 - calcium-mediated signaling [Evidence IMP] [PMID 11278643]; GO_process: GO:0019752 - carboxylic acid metabolic process [Evidence IEA]; GO_process: GO:0009267 - cellular response to starvation [Evidence IMP] [PMID 10329480]; GO_process: GO:0006629 - lipid metabolic process [Evidence IEA]; GO_process: GO:0006665 - sphingolipid metabolic process [Evidence IEA,IEA]; GO_process: GO:0006665 - sphingolipid metabolic process [Evidence IGI,IMP] [PMID 9334171]) — protein sequence MRKFLDLPGIRGKVQGELNKALEGLDKKMIDRSQGFYTELPEQGWSEKEVLAELDKNNEMKHTDWEHGRVSGAVYHGGKDMTDMQTEAYRKYSIANQLHPDVFPGVRKMESEVVSMVLKLYNAPKGACGTSTSGGTESLLLTCLAARELAYRERGVTEPEILAPVTIHAGFDKAAYYFKMKLVHAPLDPVTLKVDLKAVRKLVNKNTVLIAGSAPNFPHGIIDDIEGLSKIALRWKIPLHVDACLGSFIVPFLERAGFKDIPLFDFRVPGVTSISCDTHKYGFAPKGSSIILYRTEKLRSHQYFVSSDWSGGLYASPTLAGSRPGALMVGCWASLMRIGIDGYTKACKDIVGAARAIRAFIENEIPELYIMGDPLGSVVAFSSTKINIYDLADTMSAKGWHLNALQNPQALHIACTRLTPPVVDELTRDLKDSVAELVSGGSTKASDGTAALYGVAGSISTVGVAERIATGFLDNLYKV from the coding sequence ATGAGGAAATTTTTAGACTTGCCAGGAATAAGGGGTAAGGTTCAGGGTGAATTGAACAAGGCTCTAGAGGGCTTGgacaagaaaatgattGATCGCTCTCAAGGCTTCTACACAGAGCTTCCTGAGCAAGGCTGGAGTGAGAAAGAAGTTTTGGCTGAACTggataaaaataatgaaatgaaACATACAGACTGGGAACATGGTAGAGTATCAGGAGCTGTTTATCACGGCGGTAAGGACATGACCGACATGCAGACAGAGGCCTACCGTAAATACTCCATTGCTAACCAATTACACCCCGATGTTTTCCCTGGTGTTCGTAAGATGGAGTCGGAAGTGGTTTCTATGGTTTTGAAGTTGTATAATGCACCAAAAGGCGCTTGTGGTACGAGTACAAGTGGTGGTACCGAATCGCTTCTGTTGACATGCTTAGCAGCCCGTGAGCTGGCATATAGAGAAAGAGGCGTAACTGAGCCAGAAATTTTGGCGCCTGTAACAATTCATGCAGGTTTTGATAAAGCTGCTTACTATTTTAAGATGAAATTAGTTCATGCTCCCTTAGACCCAGTTACTTTGAAAGTGGACTTGAAAGCTGTTCGAAAGCTGGTTAATAAGAACACTGTCTTGattgctggttctgctCCTAATTTCCCCCACGGAATTATTGATGACATAGAAGGCTTGTCAAAGATTGCATTGAGATGGAAAATTCCTCTCCACGTCGACGCCTGCTTAGGTTCGTTCATTGTACCATTTCTGGAGCGCGCTGGATTCAAGGATATCCCGTTGTTTGATTTTAGAGTGCCAGGTGTAACATCTATTTCTTGCGATACTCACAAATATGGATTTGCACCCAAGGGAAgttctattattttgtaCAGAACAGAAAAGCTGCGTAGTCACCAGTATTTCGTTAGTAGCGATTGGTCAGGTGGCTTGTATGCCTCCCCAACATTAGCTGGCTCTCGTCCGGGTGCTCTTATGGTAGGCTGCTGGGCAAGTTTAATGAGAATTGGCATAGACGGCTACACAAAGGCTTGCAAAGACattgttggtgctgctagaGCTATCAGAGCTTTTATCGAGAATGAGATCCCCGAATTATACATCATGGGCGACCCACTGGGCTCAGTAGTTGCGTTTTCCTCCACcaaaattaatatatatgatCTGGCTGATACAATGTCAGCTAAAGGATGGCATTTGAATGCCCTTCAAAATCCTCAGGCTCTTCACATTGCCTGTACTAGGCTAACACCGCCAGTAGTCGACGAACTCACCCGTGATCTTAAGGATAGTGTTGCTGAGCTTGTTAGTGGAGGATCAACTAAAGCTAGCGATGGAACTGCGGCACTCTATGGCGTTGCTGGTAGTATCTCCACTGTAGGAGTAGCTGAACGTATTGCTACAGGCTTCTTGGATAACTTGTATAAAGTTTAA
- the BOP3 gene encoding Bop3p (hypothetical protein; potential Cdc28p substrate; overproduction confers resistance to methylmercury; GO_component: GO:0005737 - cytoplasm [Evidence IEA,IEA]; GO_component: GO:0005737 - cytoplasm [Evidence IDA] [PMID 14562095]; GO_component: GO:0005634 - nucleus [Evidence IEA,IEA]; GO_component: GO:0005634 - nucleus [Evidence IDA] [PMID 14562095]; GO_function: GO:0003674 - molecular_function [Evidence ND]; GO_process: GO:0071406 - cellular response to methylmercury [Evidence IGI,IMP] [PMID 15796894]): MQNPKPFPQPLKTFTFPNPNGDKVEKRSSLIKNSFGEPNHQLRRQQQSEDSRGLNSLVGAAAVLSGSSSSIDSGSAFSTLTNKTTTEQTSSSSPRTSSTSSSSSSSSSSSSSSSRGTSPEIIGNQTLIPDTSAFKITIGVANNIAKERISSTSPDLNKDTADADGDSSMTDSGSVQRPSSSMSSSTVITGFSTAEPVARSVSVSDDTQLKTSDNRLGSSGGHHIELRSSSASTSISALAAAATTSSTPISSSITAPSTADTAATVGSTERRQISPPIESAANSRRHAHNDSALVSLLGPSGANWNHSDKSLVQALQLKAEQERTKQEYYRLEIWQRSLDLIKDAIAYKVPPTSIPLLFQSINGAVNPGSVPSSLAAATAAGAGANSTQSSGSSVSQQQASTAAAAALAAAAAASVGSVSVEASPKHEPIHMHAPSASRSDKSALASAISLGDRERFPSASSISGGGGSASAIGGHQRNLSLPPQMAAEYQQHPRQQSQQLSPQQQSATLASNSASGPTPQPLSTNPFRPGHAHHASLSAISTYNSPGRYPARQTWQTGNSQSGPVFPPPVQPTTVIPTSPSSSLQHITFHHWTPNQNKGGIPSPGTSAPGPLPATSATSGSPKKEVGEEQQLKRRRSITDRPGSPTGRGPQSHGNSPALSAAVVHSNIRKRTGMGHARHRSEASVLRGGEIQMSRPWSGSQPTASFSRFHPTPSTVTTATNASATATGSSSQISEQHSGVNVLASVAAAESDRQQHEKSHDDHRYASPQTDERARKHNVDFMITQQTPKDGA; encoded by the coding sequence ATGCAAAATCCAAAACCCTTTCCACAACCCTTAAAGACGTTCACCTTTCCCAACCCAAACGGTGATAAAGTAGAAAAAAGATCCTCATTAATTAAGAATTCATTTGGAGAACCAAATCATCAACTACGGCGACAGCAACAGTCTGAAGACTCTCGAGGTTTAAACAGTTTGGTTGGTGCGGCAGCTGTATTATCAGGGTCATCAAGCAGCATTGATTCAGGATCTGCTTTTTCCACTTTAACTAACAAAACTACCACTGAACagacatcatcatcatctccaaGAACGTCATCTACGTCTAgttcgtcatcatcatcatcttcttcttcttcttcttcatctcgTGGTACCAGCCCTGAGATTATTGGCAACCAAACTCTTATTCCTGATACAAGTGCATTCAAAATCACCATTGGTGTTGCTAATAATATTGCCAAGGAGAGGATTTCAAGCACGTCGCCAGATCTTAACAAAGATACTGCTGACGCCGACGGTGATTCGTCTATGACTGATTCTGGGTCAGTTCAGCGTCCCAGCAGTAGCATGTCTTCATCCACTGTGATTACTGGATTTAGTACAGCAGAACCAGTAGCGCGATCAGTTTCAGTTTCTGATGATACCCAGTTAAAGACATCTGACAACCGCCTGGGTTCCAGTGGTGGGCATCATATAGAGCTTCGATCATCATCTGCATCTACATCAATAAGCGCTTTGGCCGCTGCAGCGACTACTTCGTCTACACCTATAAGTAGTAGTATCACTGCCCCATCTACAGCtgatactgctgctactgttgGTTCAACTGAAAGACGACAAATATCACCGCCAATAGAGAGTGCTGCTAACTCTAGGCGGCATGCCCATAATGATTCTGCTTTAGTATCTCTTTTGGGTCCAAGTGGTGCTAATTGGAATCATTCTGATAAATCTCTTGTTCAAGCACTTCAATTGAAAGCTGAACAAGAGCGTACCAAGCAAGAGTACTATAGACTGGAAATTTGGCAGAGGAGCTTGGATTTAATTAAAGATGCCATTGCATATAAAGTCCCCCCGACTTCTATTCCGCTTTTAtttcaatcaatcaatggGGCTGTGAATCCTGGATCTGTTCCTTCATcgctagcagcagcaactgccgctggtgctggcgctAATTCCACGCAATctagtggtagtagtgTTTCGCAGCAACAAGCAtcgactgctgctgccgctgctctggctgctgcagcagctgcctcCGTCGGAAGCGTTTCCGTTGAGGCATCCCCAAAACATGAACCTATTCATATGCATGCTCCATCGGCCAGTAGGAGTGATAAATCAGCATTAGCTTCGGCTATAAGCCTAGGTGATAGGGAGCGGTTCCCTTCGGCTAGCTCTATCTCAGGCGGAGGTggttctgcttctgctattGGTGGTCACCAACGCAATTTGTCGCTGCCACCACAAATGGCAGCCgagtatcaacagcatcctCGTCAACAGTCGCAACAGCTGAGTCCTCAGCAACAATCTGCAACTTTGGCTTCAAATTCAGCATCTGGCCCAACACCTCAGCCATTGTCAACTAATCCATTTAGACCAGGCCATGCCCATCACGCATCATTATCTGCAATTTCGACATATAACTCTCCTGGAAGATACCCCGCTCGACAAACCTGGCAGACTGGAAACTCACAGTCTGGTCCAGTATTTCCTCCTCCTGTACAACCAACCACTGTAATTCCAACTTCCCCGTCGTCATCTCTCCAACATATTACATTTCATCATTGGACTCCTAACCAAAATAAGGGCGGCATTCCTTCCCCAGGAACAAGTGCACCAGGACCTCTTCCAGCGACTTCAGCAACATCTGGTTCACCTAAGAAAGAAGTTGGTGAAGAACAGCAGTTGAAGCGAAGACGGTCTATAACTGATCGTCCAGGTTCTCCCACTGGCCGTGGTCCTCAGTCTCATGGTAATAGCCCAGCACTTTCAGCTGCAGTTGTGCACTCTAATATTCGAAAACGGACTGGTATGGGACATGCTCGTCATCGGTCAGAAGCATCTGTGTTAAGAGGAGGTGAAATTCAAATGTCGCGCCCATGGTCGGGATCGCAACCTACTGCCAGCTTCTCACGCTTCCATCCCACTCCTTCAACTGTAACCACTGCCACGAATGC